The proteins below come from a single Eubacterium limosum genomic window:
- a CDS encoding recombinase family protein encodes MTQKYGYIRVSSKDQNLWRQIDAMTAQGICEENIFTDKITGGTFVRPGYEALLKIIKKEDILFIHGIDRLGRNYDEIIENWHVINRKIEADIVVLDMPLLDTRVNKNGLTGKFLSDIVLQILSYFAQLEKEKINQRQREGIAAAKKRGVKFGRPKKKIDMKYFQQITSDWRSKKITCEEATEMLDISRAHFYKIVKMYNL; translated from the coding sequence ATGACTCAAAAATATGGTTACATACGTGTTTCATCTAAAGATCAGAATCTTTGGCGGCAAATTGATGCAATGACAGCGCAGGGGATTTGTGAAGAAAATATCTTTACAGATAAAATTACAGGTGGGACATTTGTACGGCCTGGATATGAAGCACTACTAAAAATAATTAAAAAAGAAGATATTCTATTTATTCATGGAATCGACCGATTGGGCAGAAATTATGACGAAATTATAGAAAATTGGCATGTAATTAATCGAAAAATTGAAGCTGATATTGTCGTTTTAGATATGCCATTACTGGATACCAGAGTAAATAAAAATGGTTTGACGGGGAAATTTCTGTCCGATATTGTATTACAGATTTTATCATATTTTGCACAATTAGAAAAAGAAAAAATTAATCAACGACAGAGAGAAGGAATTGCAGCAGCAAAAAAAAGAGGCGTTAAATTCGGAAGACCTAAAAAGAAAATTGACATGAAATATTTCCAGCAGATCACTTCTGACTGGAGGAGTAAGAAGATCACATGCGAAGAAGCCACAGAAATGCTGGATATAAGCCGTGCCCACTTTTATAAAATAGTGAAAATGTATAACCTGTAA
- a CDS encoding DUF6870 family protein: protein MAPESLPDVSGMAFDTSLPREERIALFLQAVENPYCFCIGGIGVKIEFAESGPSLQDTLTDFLLRQKSGL from the coding sequence GTGGCTCCTGAGTCCCTGCCGGATGTGAGCGGTATGGCCTTTGACACCTCTCTCCCCCGGGAGGAGCGGATCGCTCTGTTTTTGCAGGCGGTAGAAAATCCATACTGCTTTTGCATCGGCGGGATCGGTGTAAAAATTGAATTTGCGGAAAGCGGGCCGTCCTTGCAGGACACGCTGACGGACTTTCTGCTCCGGCAAAAAAGCGGGCTGTAA
- a CDS encoding YSIRK-targeted surface antigen transcriptional regulator has product MNNFYKIIKSIHVISKLPIHVFDKKFLLKNLYVSNQVYILPYDFKKHLTQPNSKKSPYLFSGIFDEVFLQFCFKDIILILGPFITNHLDENNILKKIRTITRDENYENHLSRYLHHLPVFPLGDIRDILILLNFIFNGDDECPYSKELHQQVSLNEIKIKNNTINNYTNRIFNAENYLYYYEAQLLDLVRKGDLKSLKENLAKTSNSIIPNVSGDFIRTEKNYTIIILEKLSSQSIQLGHDITNIYRLRDFYIKQLENITELMDVLYVRDTAIIHFTKIMHDFLSGSCSSFVKSVIQFIGLNLYSSIKISDIANKFFVSESTLRSKFKKETGLSVIEYINKRKINEAKLLLRSGLSPLEVSGTLDYYDYSHFYKTFKKFTGISPKDYQFSTNLLDKEKII; this is encoded by the coding sequence ATGAATAATTTTTATAAGATCATAAAATCGATTCACGTAATATCTAAACTCCCAATACATGTTTTTGATAAAAAGTTTTTATTAAAAAATCTATATGTTTCAAACCAAGTATACATACTTCCATATGACTTCAAAAAGCATCTTACTCAACCTAATAGCAAGAAATCTCCTTACTTATTTTCTGGAATATTTGACGAAGTTTTCTTACAGTTTTGTTTCAAAGATATTATTCTAATACTTGGTCCATTCATAACCAACCATCTCGATGAAAATAATATACTAAAAAAAATTCGAACAATCACTCGAGACGAAAATTATGAAAACCATTTATCTCGTTACTTACATCACCTACCTGTTTTTCCTTTAGGAGATATTCGTGATATTCTTATTTTATTAAACTTTATATTTAATGGAGATGATGAATGTCCATATTCTAAAGAACTACATCAACAAGTTTCTTTAAATGAAATTAAAATCAAAAATAATACTATTAATAACTATACTAATCGTATTTTTAATGCAGAAAATTATTTATATTATTATGAAGCACAATTATTGGATCTTGTTAGAAAAGGAGATCTGAAAAGCTTAAAAGAAAATTTAGCCAAAACAAGTAACAGTATAATACCCAATGTTAGCGGAGATTTTATCCGTACAGAAAAAAATTATACAATTATCATTTTAGAAAAGCTCTCTTCCCAATCAATTCAATTGGGTCATGATATTACCAATATTTATCGACTTCGTGATTTTTATATTAAACAACTGGAAAATATAACAGAATTGATGGATGTTCTTTACGTTAGGGATACTGCAATTATACATTTCACTAAAATAATGCACGATTTTTTAAGTGGAAGTTGCTCATCTTTTGTAAAATCTGTTATTCAGTTTATTGGCCTTAATTTATATAGTTCGATTAAAATATCAGATATTGCAAACAAGTTTTTTGTATCCGAATCGACTCTCCGCTCTAAATTCAAAAAAGAAACTGGACTTAGTGTCATAGAGTATATAAATAAACGAAAAATCAATGAAGCAAAATTATTACTACGATCTGGCCTCTCCCCTCTTGAAGTTTCTGGTACTCTTGATTATTATGACTATTCTCATTTTTATAAAACTTTCAAAAAGTTTACAGGAATATCTCCTAAAGATTATCAATTTTCTACCAATCTACTTGATAAAGAAAAGATCATTTAG
- the bsh gene encoding choloylglycine hydrolase — MCTAATYVTKDHYFGRNLDLEFSYNQKVTIVPRNYEFNFRKVKPMKSHYAMIGMAFVVENYPLYYDATNEKGLSMAGLNFPGNADYKQEVEGIDNIAPFEFIPWILGQCATIAEVKSLLDRINLINIDFSKELPLSPLHWIISDKEVSITVESVKAGLKIYDNPIGILTNNPTFDIQMFNLNNYINITKEVPENRFSSKLDLDIYSRGMGAIGLPGDLSSSSRFVKAAFTKLNSISGTSEPESISQFFHILGSVNQERGCVRLAKDTYEITIYSSCCNTDKGIYYYKTYENSQITGIDLYNENLDSQILISYPLISGQHIKMQNR, encoded by the coding sequence ATGTGTACTGCAGCAACATACGTAACAAAAGATCATTATTTTGGCCGTAATCTTGATTTGGAATTTTCTTATAATCAAAAAGTAACGATTGTGCCACGAAATTATGAATTTAATTTTCGGAAAGTGAAGCCCATGAAGTCTCATTATGCTATGATTGGTATGGCTTTTGTTGTTGAAAATTATCCATTGTATTATGATGCCACCAATGAAAAAGGCTTAAGTATGGCTGGACTAAATTTTCCTGGAAATGCAGATTATAAACAAGAAGTAGAAGGGATAGATAATATAGCACCTTTTGAGTTTATTCCATGGATTTTAGGTCAATGCGCTACTATTGCTGAGGTAAAAAGTTTGCTCGATCGAATTAATTTAATTAATATCGATTTTAGCAAAGAGTTACCTTTATCGCCTTTGCATTGGATTATTTCAGACAAAGAAGTATCTATAACCGTAGAATCAGTAAAGGCAGGCTTAAAAATATATGATAATCCAATAGGTATTTTGACTAATAATCCTACTTTTGATATTCAGATGTTTAATCTTAATAATTACATTAATATTACCAAAGAAGTTCCAGAAAATCGTTTTTCAAGTAAATTAGACCTCGATATATATAGTCGTGGTATGGGTGCTATTGGCCTTCCAGGCGATCTTTCTTCATCATCTCGTTTCGTGAAAGCAGCCTTTACTAAACTAAACTCAATTTCTGGAACTTCTGAACCTGAAAGCATTAGTCAGTTTTTTCACATACTTGGTTCAGTCAATCAAGAACGCGGATGTGTTCGTCTGGCTAAAGATACGTACGAAATCACTATTTACAGTTCATGTTGCAATACAGACAAGGGAATTTATTACTATAAAACTTATGAAAATAGTCAAATAACAGGGATTGATTTGTATAATGAAAATCTTGACAGTCAAATTCTTATTTCTTACCCGTTAATTAGTGGACAGCATATAAAAATGCAAAACAGATAA
- a CDS encoding phosphoadenosine phosphosulfate reductase, with translation MRKKYLQQNVYQALLTRLHFIFKEFDTIYISFSGGKDSGLLLNILLEFRDRYYPLRTIGVFHQDFEAQYSMTTEYVEETFHTLEKRVNVELYWLCLPMATRTALSSYEMYWYPWDDTKKDCWVRPMPQHDYVINLDHNPITTYRYKMHQEDLAKQFGRWYRQSHGHKKTICLLGIRADESLQRYSGFINKKYAYKQKCWITKQFKEVWTASPLYDWSVEDIWHAYYLFNYPYNKLYDLYYKAGLTVSQMRVASPFQDYAKDSLNLYRIIDFQMWVKLLGRVQGANFTMIYGKTKAMGYRKVTLPEGHTWKSYTQFLLATLPTRLRQNYIKKFNKSITFWHTVGGGLEEETIQELEEHGYRIKRNGISNHTIFKNSRIIFLDKIPDNTDDIKSTKDIPSWKRMCFCILKNDHICRFMGFGLTREQQRQLNYLKEKYNSLEELGNE, from the coding sequence ATGAGAAAAAAATATCTTCAACAAAATGTGTATCAAGCCTTATTAACTCGACTCCATTTTATATTTAAGGAGTTCGATACTATTTATATATCTTTTTCAGGAGGGAAAGATAGCGGTTTATTGTTGAATATTCTTTTAGAATTTCGAGATCGTTACTATCCTTTACGAACAATTGGTGTATTCCATCAGGATTTTGAAGCACAGTATAGCATGACAACAGAATATGTAGAAGAAACTTTTCATACCTTAGAAAAGCGCGTAAATGTAGAGTTATACTGGCTTTGTTTACCTATGGCAACACGAACTGCTTTAAGTAGTTATGAAATGTACTGGTATCCTTGGGACGATACAAAAAAAGACTGTTGGGTACGCCCGATGCCACAACATGATTATGTCATCAATTTAGATCATAATCCTATAACAACTTACCGTTATAAAATGCACCAAGAAGACTTAGCTAAACAATTTGGCCGTTGGTATCGACAATCACATGGACATAAAAAAACGATTTGTTTGTTAGGAATCCGTGCGGATGAGTCGTTGCAACGTTATAGCGGTTTTATTAATAAGAAATATGCTTATAAACAAAAATGTTGGATTACGAAACAGTTTAAAGAAGTTTGGACAGCATCACCATTATATGACTGGTCAGTTGAAGATATTTGGCATGCGTATTATCTTTTTAACTACCCTTATAATAAGCTATATGATCTATACTACAAAGCCGGTTTAACGGTTTCTCAGATGCGTGTTGCTTCCCCTTTCCAAGATTATGCAAAAGATTCCCTTAATCTTTATCGAATAATCGATTTTCAGATGTGGGTAAAACTATTAGGAAGAGTTCAAGGCGCAAATTTTACTATGATTTATGGTAAGACTAAAGCAATGGGATATCGTAAAGTTACTCTTCCTGAAGGTCATACATGGAAATCTTATACACAATTTTTGCTTGCTACACTTCCAACACGGTTACGTCAGAACTACATAAAGAAATTTAATAAATCTATTACGTTTTGGCATACCGTTGGTGGTGGTCTTGAAGAAGAGACCATCCAAGAGTTGGAAGAACATGGCTATCGAATCAAAAGGAATGGGATTTCTAATCATACAATTTTTAAGAATTCAAGAATTATTTTCTTAGACAAGATTCCAGATAATACAGACGACATCAAGTCAACCAAAGATATCCCTAGTTGGAAACGGATGTGTTTTTGTATTTTGAAAAACGATCATATTTGTCGATTCATGGGATTTGGATTAACTCGAGAACAACAGAGGCAACTAAATTATCTTAAGGAAAAATATAATAGTTTGGAGGAACTAGGTAATGAGTAA
- a CDS encoding IbrB-like domain-containing protein, which yields MSKSPVYNIQAVPVEKIVPNDYNPNAVAPPEMKLLYDSIKSDGYTMPIVCYYDKLKDSYIIVDGFHRYRIMKEYTDIYERENGLLPVSVIDKPLDQRIASTIRHNRARGTHDVDLMSNIVKELHEFGRSDTWIAKHLGMEKDEILRLKQITGVAALFKEVDFGQAWEPLEEEELLMDS from the coding sequence ATGAGTAAAAGTCCTGTATATAATATTCAAGCGGTTCCAGTAGAAAAAATCGTACCAAATGATTATAACCCAAATGCTGTTGCACCGCCTGAGATGAAATTATTGTATGATAGTATTAAATCGGATGGCTACACAATGCCTATTGTTTGTTATTATGACAAGCTAAAAGATTCTTATATCATCGTCGATGGCTTTCATAGATATAGAATTATGAAAGAATATACAGATATTTATGAACGAGAGAATGGGCTGCTGCCTGTTTCTGTCATCGATAAACCTCTTGATCAGAGGATAGCAAGTACGATTCGACATAACCGCGCTAGAGGAACTCATGATGTTGATTTAATGAGCAATATCGTGAAAGAACTCCATGAATTCGGACGTTCAGACACATGGATCGCTAAACATTTGGGAATGGAGAAAGACGAGATTCTTCGTCTGAAACAGATCACAGGCGTTGCAGCCTTATTTAAAGAGGTCGACTTTGGACAAGCTTGGGAACCCCTGGAAGAGGAAGAACTGTTAATGGATAGTTAA
- a CDS encoding recombinase family protein, translated as MARAKNRGLQQSFSPSYTVRRWRLGEYIRLSKEDLKKGKDDSNSVINQRDLLNDFYQKHIGEFESVSEYVDDGHTGTDANRENFQRLLSDVMSGKINCVVVKDLSRFARNYSDAGSLIDNLFVQMGVRFISLAENVDSYLNPDSVSSIIVPITNVMNDQYCYQTSKKIRQVFDYKRRNGQYIGAFAPYGYVKHPKDKHQLIIDPDAAEIVKLIFSLFLKGTSKRAIALYLNEHGVPSPSAYKLQKGIPVSTRGYDDPMWGARMIHSILTNPTYTGDLAQGRSRVKSYKVHEVESVPREEWVEVAGTHEAIIDYETFDKVQALLQRDTRTSPKGREVHLFSGFLKCADCGRAITRSVGNNNNVYYACSTYKNRSRTACTMHSIKHNRLEAAVLFAVQQQIHLAVSYSEMIARINTAPVKKSQSIRLEELIAAKERELAKISRYKQSLYQDWKDGEITQQDYRDMKADYERQTIALTDVLARLNAERAELANGVKSEHPALVAFTKHQNIDQLSRELLVELIDHIKVYENGNISVRFKFADEFRRIAEYIEINTTKPAVAG; from the coding sequence ATGGCACGAGCAAAAAACAGAGGATTGCAACAGAGTTTCTCTCCCTCTTATACCGTCCGCCGCTGGCGGCTGGGCGAATATATCCGGCTTTCCAAGGAGGACTTGAAAAAGGGAAAGGACGACAGCAACAGCGTCATCAACCAGCGTGATCTGCTCAATGACTTTTACCAGAAGCATATCGGAGAATTTGAAAGTGTTTCCGAATATGTAGACGATGGACACACAGGAACGGACGCCAACCGGGAGAATTTCCAGCGGCTCCTTTCCGATGTAATGAGCGGGAAAATAAACTGCGTGGTAGTAAAAGACCTTTCCCGTTTTGCAAGAAATTACAGTGATGCGGGAAGTCTGATTGATAACCTGTTTGTTCAGATGGGCGTTCGCTTCATCAGTCTTGCTGAAAATGTGGACAGCTATCTCAACCCGGACAGCGTTTCCAGTATTATCGTCCCGATTACAAATGTGATGAACGATCAATACTGCTATCAGACCTCAAAGAAAATTCGCCAGGTATTTGACTATAAGCGGCGCAACGGGCAGTACATCGGCGCATTTGCTCCTTATGGATATGTGAAGCACCCAAAGGACAAACACCAGTTGATCATCGATCCCGATGCCGCTGAAATCGTCAAACTTATTTTCTCTTTGTTCCTAAAAGGGACATCGAAACGGGCCATCGCTTTGTATCTGAATGAACACGGCGTACCCAGCCCCTCGGCTTATAAACTGCAAAAGGGCATACCCGTTTCAACAAGAGGATATGACGATCCTATGTGGGGAGCCCGCATGATCCACTCCATTCTGACGAACCCCACCTATACCGGGGATTTGGCACAGGGCCGCAGTCGGGTAAAAAGCTATAAGGTACACGAGGTTGAAAGCGTTCCCCGTGAAGAATGGGTGGAAGTAGCTGGTACGCATGAGGCAATCATTGATTATGAAACCTTTGATAAGGTACAGGCCCTTTTACAGCGGGATACCCGTACTTCTCCAAAAGGCCGGGAAGTCCACCTGTTCAGCGGTTTTCTGAAATGTGCTGACTGCGGGCGGGCAATTACCCGGAGCGTAGGCAACAACAATAATGTGTACTATGCCTGCTCCACCTACAAGAACCGCTCCCGGACAGCCTGCACAATGCACTCAATCAAGCATAACCGTCTGGAGGCCGCTGTCCTCTTTGCGGTACAACAGCAAATCCATCTGGCTGTTTCATACTCGGAAATGATTGCCCGCATTAACACCGCCCCGGTCAAAAAGAGCCAGTCCATCCGTTTGGAAGAACTGATTGCTGCGAAAGAGCGGGAACTGGCAAAAATCAGCCGCTACAAGCAGTCCCTTTATCAGGACTGGAAAGACGGGGAAATTACCCAGCAGGACTACCGGGATATGAAAGCCGATTATGAACGACAGACCATCGCTCTTACGGATGTTCTGGCCCGGCTGAACGCTGAACGGGCGGAACTGGCAAACGGTGTAAAGAGTGAGCATCCCGCATTGGTGGCCTTTACAAAACATCAAAATATCGACCAGCTTTCCCGGGAACTTCTCGTTGAGCTGATCGACCATATCAAGGTTTATGAGAATGGAAACATTAGTGTGAGATTTAAGTTTGCGGATGAATTTAGACGCATAGCAGAATACATTGAAATCAACACCACAAAACCCGCAGTAGCGGGCTAA
- a CDS encoding Rib/alpha-like domain-containing protein yields the protein MKNNSIYRKRSLQILTKRRQRYGIRKLSIGVCSVLLGITLMVPSLGTVYAQEIRGLDTTTHYTATGIDNGTNLRYSSTVFNKVEDDGSLSMIFTYWFNGSTGWGTDPANEYAGKYLLSFTNDTFYKQIDKVILDDISLEKHNDGAMWSLPVTELPNYALIGFSREQSVKITLKNGQTLESLNLQDTPIGFNSVLTTNKGAIASNSISNGYILQSNNKNKNEKETDFTKGKVNQKIKFNADDMTIRSIHIFKPAENFLQTDYSWVVYVKEQIPPELLPYIDTDNIKIYCSDLDGVKINENHEEFTVPINDQGLVDTSQVPELSIIGNDTKAQLDAARKNLDRIFFGTLGQSRNYTISYKLKDSVTLSDFAHAANEYIEKNQQSFLFDSWMEADYLNTKQGISTNDNGDDPKQLNDSYANAYLDANDTDKDGLFDFVEWKIGTDTTKVDTDGDGVPDGQEFMTDQTEPNNAADYLVSKPTTTTTTFDSTKKTTIEGTVPKPLIADPADPARLIQITNEDAGNVIVKLQGYDKDTKTYTTDEYGTVKIPYKDLVAGNFFLDVNANLVPDGTEVVLVAYSPNADNPVMGDPFTFTTPDKDKYDAKGGTLNQDYGKKAEEAAILDKVTVTETKDGQEAPAPAEKVKSKAIKGEIPTPTADGADQTVTVEVTYADGTKEDATVTVNYGLAADAYNPSGQAITVDKGSQPNAEDGIRNKDDLPEGTRYEWKTPVDTDTAGETTGTIVVTYPDGSKEEVDVTVNVVDTTPQATDTELYTAQGGVVNKPYGQTATNDEVIAEVTTDAPADKVKSKEVVDAIPTTGQNQPVNVKVTYADGTNDTVIVTVNYGLAADAYNPSGQAITVDKGSQPNAEDGIRNKDDLPEGTRYEWKTPVDTDTAGETTGTIVVTYPDGSKEEVDVTVNVVDTTPQATDTELYTAQGGVVNKPYGQTATNDEVIAEVTTDAPADKVKSKEVVDAIPTTGQNQPVNVKVTYADGTNDTVIVTVNYGLAADAYNPSGQAITAGKGSQPNAEDGIKNKDDLPEGTRYEWKTPVDTDTAGETTGTIVVTYPDGSKEEVDVTVNVVDTTPQATDTELYTAQGGVVNKPYGQTATNDEVIAEVTTDAPADKVKSKEVVDAIPTTGQNQPVNVKVTYADGTNDTVIVTVNYGLAADAYNPSGQAITAGKGSQPNAEDGIKNKDDLPEGTRYEWKTPVDTDTAGETTGTIVVTYPDGSKEEVNVKVIVKQSEVAGDNNKNIGNKDTISKDENKSVNFGPNTGYTGNGSLQVAGLLSSIGALLGLSFARKRKKENKH from the coding sequence ATGAAGAATAACTCAATTTATAGAAAAAGAAGTTTACAGATACTGACCAAAAGAAGACAAAGATACGGTATAAGAAAACTGAGTATTGGCGTGTGCTCTGTATTACTGGGCATCACGCTAATGGTGCCGTCTTTGGGTACCGTCTATGCACAGGAAATCAGAGGACTGGATACTACAACACATTATACGGCAACCGGAATTGATAACGGGACCAACCTACGTTATAGCTCTACTGTTTTCAATAAAGTTGAGGATGACGGAAGTTTATCTATGATATTTACATATTGGTTTAATGGAAGCACAGGATGGGGGACAGACCCTGCGAACGAATATGCTGGGAAATATCTTTTGAGTTTTACTAACGATACCTTTTATAAACAAATCGATAAAGTTATTTTAGATGATATTAGTCTGGAAAAGCATAACGATGGCGCGATGTGGTCTCTGCCAGTTACAGAACTGCCTAACTATGCTTTGATAGGTTTTTCACGTGAACAGTCTGTTAAAATCACGCTGAAAAATGGACAGACATTGGAAAGTCTTAATTTACAGGATACTCCAATTGGATTTAATTCTGTTTTGACGACCAATAAAGGAGCTATAGCTTCAAACAGTATTTCTAATGGTTATATCTTGCAAAGTAATAATAAGAATAAGAATGAAAAGGAAACAGATTTTACAAAAGGTAAAGTGAATCAAAAAATTAAATTTAATGCTGATGATATGACCATTCGTTCTATACACATCTTCAAACCTGCTGAGAATTTCCTACAGACAGATTATAGCTGGGTTGTGTATGTGAAAGAACAGATACCACCAGAGTTGCTTCCATATATTGATACAGATAATATTAAAATATATTGCTCTGATTTGGACGGCGTAAAGATTAATGAAAACCATGAAGAATTCACGGTACCAATTAACGACCAAGGCTTAGTGGATACAAGTCAGGTTCCAGAACTAAGCATCATCGGGAATGATACAAAGGCGCAGTTAGATGCAGCAAGAAAGAATTTGGACCGAATCTTTTTTGGAACGCTTGGTCAAAGCCGTAACTATACGATTTCCTATAAACTAAAAGATAGCGTAACTCTTTCTGATTTTGCACATGCAGCTAATGAATATATTGAGAAAAATCAGCAATCCTTCTTATTTGATAGCTGGATGGAAGCAGACTATCTGAACACTAAACAAGGTATATCAACAAATGATAATGGAGATGATCCAAAGCAGTTGAATGATTCGTATGCAAATGCTTATCTGGATGCGAATGATACGGACAAAGATGGTCTATTTGATTTTGTTGAATGGAAGATTGGTACCGATACTACTAAGGTAGATACAGATGGTGATGGAGTACCTGATGGACAGGAATTTATGACAGATCAGACAGAACCAAACAACGCTGCCGATTATCTAGTATCAAAACCAACTACTACAACGACAACATTTGATTCCACTAAAAAGACAACGATTGAAGGAACTGTTCCAAAGCCATTGATTGCTGATCCAGCAGACCCGGCAAGACTGATCCAAATCACAAATGAAGATGCTGGAAATGTGATCGTCAAGCTTCAAGGCTATGATAAAGATACGAAAACATACACAACTGATGAATACGGTACAGTCAAGATTCCATATAAGGATCTGGTAGCCGGAAATTTCTTTTTGGATGTTAACGCAAACCTAGTGCCAGATGGTACAGAGGTTGTTCTGGTTGCATATAGTCCAAATGCAGACAATCCCGTTATGGGAGACCCATTTACATTCACTACACCAGATAAGGACAAATACGATGCTAAAGGTGGTACACTGAATCAGGACTACGGAAAGAAAGCGGAAGAGGCTGCAATTCTGGACAAAGTCACAGTAACAGAAACCAAGGATGGCCAAGAGGCTCCGGCACCAGCAGAGAAAGTGAAATCCAAAGCGATCAAAGGTGAGATTCCTACTCCTACTGCAGATGGTGCAGACCAGACCGTGACCGTGGAAGTAACCTACGCAGACGGAACCAAGGAAGATGCTACCGTAACGGTCAACTATGGCTTGGCAGCAGATGCATATAACCCATCAGGGCAAGCAATCACAGTCGACAAAGGAAGTCAGCCAAATGCAGAAGACGGAATCAGGAACAAAGACGATCTTCCAGAGGGAACAAGGTATGAGTGGAAGACCCCAGTGGATACGGATACAGCGGGAGAAACCACAGGAACGATCGTAGTGACATATCCAGATGGAAGCAAGGAAGAAGTGGATGTTACAGTCAATGTTGTTGACACAACACCACAGGCTACTGATACAGAACTGTATACGGCGCAAGGGGGAGTTGTAAATAAACCATATGGACAGACAGCTACGAATGATGAAGTCATCGCAGAGGTAACAACAGATGCACCGGCTGATAAAGTAAAATCGAAAGAGGTAGTAGATGCTATTCCAACGACAGGGCAGAACCAGCCAGTGAATGTAAAGGTAACTTATGCTGATGGAACCAATGATACAGTTATTGTAACGGTCAACTATGGCTTGGCAGCAGATGCATATAACCCATCAGGGCAAGCAATCACAGTCGACAAAGGAAGTCAGCCAAATGCAGAAGACGGAATCAGGAACAAAGACGATCTTCCAGAGGGAACAAGGTATGAGTGGAAGACCCCAGTGGATACGGATACAGCGGGAGAAACCACAGGAACGATCGTAGTGACATATCCAGATGGAAGCAAGGAAGAAGTGGATGTTACAGTCAATGTTGTTGACACAACACCACAGGCTACTGATACAGAACTGTATACGGCGCAAGGGGGAGTTGTAAATAAACCATATGGACAGACAGCTACGAATGATGAAGTCATCGCAGAGGTAACAACAGATGCACCGGCTGATAAAGTAAAATCGAAAGAGGTAGTAGATGCTATTCCAACGACAGGGCAGAACCAGCCAGTGAATGTAAAGGTAACTTATGCTGATGGAACCAATGATACAGTTATTGTAACGGTCAACTATGGCTTGGCAGCAGATGCATATAACCCATCAGGGCAAGCAATCACAGCCGGCAAAGGAAGTCAGCCAAATGCAGAAGACGGAATCAAGAACAAAGACGATCTTCCAGAGGGAACAAGGTATGAGTGGAAGACCCCAGTGGATACGGATACAGCGGGAGAAACCACAGGAACGATCGTAGTGACATATCCAGATGGAAGCAAGGAAGAAGTGGATGTTACAGTCAATGTTGTTGACACAACACCACAGGCTACTGATACAGAACTGTATACGGCGCAAGGGGGAGTTGTAAATAAACCATATGGACAGACAGCTACGAATGATGAAGTCATCGCAGAGGTAACAACAGATGCACCGGCTGATAAAGTAAAATCGAAAGAGGTAGTAGATGCTATTCCAACGACAGGGCAGAACCAGCCAGTGAATGTAAAGGTAACTTATGCTGATGGAACCAATGATACAGTTATTGTAACGGTCAACTATGGCTTGGCAGCAGATGCATATAACCCATCAGGGCAAGCAATCACAGCCGGCAAAGGAAGTCAGCCAAATGCAGAAGACGGAATCAAGAACAAAGACGATCTTCCAGAGGGAACAAGGTATGAGTGGAAGACCCCAGTGGATACGGATACAGCGGGAGAAACCACAGGAACGATCGTAGTGACATATCCAGATGGAAGCAAGGAAGAAGTAAATGTTAAAGTTATTGTAAAACAGTCAGAAGTTGCAGGTGATAATAACAAAAATATTGGCAATAAAGATACTATTAGTAAGGACGAAAATAAAAGTGTTAATTTTGGTCCAAACACAGGATACACGGGAAATGGTAGCTTACAAGTTGCTGGGTTACTTAGCTCCATTGGTGCATTATTAGGATTAAGTTTTGCAAGAAAGCGAAAGAAAGAAAATAAACACTGA
- a CDS encoding helix-turn-helix domain-containing protein — MMTIGEIIRTAREEKNLNQSQLAAKAGISQATVNYLETGKRNPGFTTIVKIAKVLDLNLEDLTESMN, encoded by the coding sequence ATGATGACGATTGGTGAAATTATTAGAACTGCCAGAGAAGAAAAAAACCTAAATCAGAGCCAGCTGGCGGCAAAAGCCGGCATTTCACAGGCAACGGTGAACTACCTGGAAACAGGTAAACGTAATCCTGGATTTACAACAATTGTGAAAATCGCAAAAGTTTTAGATCTGAATTTAGAAGACTTAACAGAATCAATGAATTAA